Genomic segment of Candidatus Methylomirabilota bacterium:
CAAGGCGACGGTCGTGATCGTGCTCAAGCGCCCGTACGCCCGCTTCCTCGGCATGCTGGACGGAGACTGGGCGGCCATCGTGCCGCGGGAGGAAGTCGAGAAGTATGGCGATCTCAACGCGCATCCGGTGGGCACCGGACCCTTCCGGTTCGCGAGCCGGGCGGCCAACCAGCATGTCACGCTCGAGCGGAACCCGGACTACTACGAACCGGGCAAGCCGTACCTCGACAAGGTCGTCTTCAAGATCATCCCCGACGAGTTCGCCCTCATGGCCGACCTGAAGGCCGGGAGCACCGACCTCGTCTTCACCGCGCCGACCCAGATGCTCGACGAGCTCAAGAAGACGCCCGGGGTGAGCTACTTGGAGGCGCCGTCGAGCATCGTCACCTTCATGTACCTGAACACCCAGCGCGAGCCGTTCAGCAAGCTGGCGGCCCGCCAGGCGCTCGCCGCCGCGATCGACAAGGCGACCATCGTCCGGGCCGCCTACCAGGCGATCGGCCAGCCCGTGGCCTCGCTGGTGCCGTCCACCTCGCCGGTGAAGGTCACGGTCGCCGACGCGCCGCACGGTCTGGACCGGGCCAGGGCGCTCCTCCGCGAGGCCGGCTACCCGAACGGCTACACCTTCACGCTGAACGTGCTCGGCTCGGCGGCCACGTCCAAGGCGATCGCCGAGACGATGCAGGCCCAGCTCAAGCAGGCCGGCATCACCATGAACATCGTCTACACCGAGCCGGGGATCTACGAGGAGCAGGTGGTGCGGAAGCACGACTTCCAGGCGGCGACGGACGGGACGTCCGAGCACCCGGACCCCGACGTGAAGCTCTACATCCGGCTCCACAGCAAGGGGGGCACGAACCTGGCCGGCTACGCGAACCCGCAGGTGGACGCCCTGCTCGACCAGGGCCGCCAGCAGATGGACCCTGCGCAGCGGGCGGCCACGTACTCGAAGGCGCTCGCCCAGATCGTCACCGACGTGCCGGTGGTCGCGTTCGCCGAGCTGAAATTCTACGTCTTTGTGCGCGATCGCGTGCAGGGGTTCGAGATCGATCCCCTCACGATGTTCTTCTTCAAGAACACCCGGGTCCGCTGAGGCCGGCCCGGGGAGCGCCACCGCCGGCGCTCCCCGGCGGCCACCCACTCCCCGTGGCCCGCTTCGTCGGCGCCCGGCTGGTCCAGCTGGCCTTCATCGTGGCCGCGGTGTCCGTGGTCGTTTTCGGCTTCCTCCGGCTCCTGCCCGGCGACCCGATCGCCATGATGCTGGGCGAGCGTCCCCACCCCCAGGTCGTCGCCGAGATCCGGAAGCTCTACCGCCTGGACCAGCCTTTCCATGTCCAGTACGCGCTGTGGCTCGCCCAGGTCGCTCGCGGGAACCTCGGGATCTCGTACATCACGCGTCGCCCCGTGGCCGCGCTGATCGGCGAGGCACTCGGCCCCACCGTCGGCCTCGCCCTCGCCGCGCTCGCGATCGGGGTCGTCGTCGGCGTGACGGCCGGGATCCTGGCCGCCCTCTACCGCAATACCGCCCGCGACGTGGCCGCCAGCGTCCTCGCCTTCGCCGGGATCTCGATCCCGAGCTTCTTCCTCGCGGTGCTCCTGATCTGGGTGTTCAGCCTGGCCCTCCGGTGGCTCCCGCCCACCGGCTACGTGAGCCCGACCGTCAGCATCGCCGGCTGGGCCCGACACATGGCGCTGCCGGCCGTGGCGCTCGGCCTGATCCTGGCCGCCAGCACCATGCGGCTCGTCCGCTCGGGCGTCCTGGAGGTGCTGGGGCGCGAGTACGTCCGGACGGCGCGGGCCAAGGGTCTCGCCGAGCGCGTGGTGGTCGGCCGCCACGTCCTGCGGAACGCGATGATCCCGGCGGTCACGGCGGTCGGTCTCCAGCTCGCCGACCTCCTGGGCGGCGCCGTGATCATCGAGTCGGTCTTCGCCATCCCCGGCCTCGGCCGCCTCACGCTCGACTCCATCTTCGCCCGCGACTACCCGGTCCTCCAGAGCGCGATCCTGATGCTGACCGGCGTGTTCATCCTGGCCAACCTGCTCGCCGACGTCACCTACGCGCTCATCGACCCGCGCATCCGGTACGACTGACGTGCGTGGCCTCGGGAGCTTCGTCCTCCGGAGCCCACTCGGGCGATTCGGACTCGGCGTGGCGACGCTCTTCCTGCTGAGCGCGGCGCTCGCCCCCTGGCTGGCGCCGTACGACCCGACAGTGCAGAGTCTCGGGGAGATGCTCAGGCCGCCCTCCCGCGCGCACTGGCTCGGCACCGACCAGTACGGACGTGACGTGCTGAGCCAGGTCGTCTACGGGGGCCGCGTGTCGCTCCAGATCGCGCTCGTCTCGGTGGCGGTCGCGGCCCTCTTCGGTCTTCCCCTCGGCGTCGTCGCCGGCTACTACGGCGGGCGGATCGACGCGGTCATCATGCGGGTCATGGACGTCGTGTTCGCGTTCCCGAGCCTGCTTCTCGCGATCGCGCTGCTGGCGTTCGTCGGCCCCAGCACGGTCAACGTCATGATCGCGATCGGCCTGGTGTACGTCGCGACGATCGCGCGCATCACGCGCGCGAGCGTGCTGACGGTGTGGAGCGAGGAATACGTGACGGCGGCCCGCGGGCTCGGGAAGGGCGACGTCGGGATCATGGCGCGCCACGTCCTCCCGAACGCCCTGGCGGCGCCGCTCGTCCAGCTCACGCTGGGCCTGGCCCGGGCGACGCTCTACGAGGCCTCGCTCAGCTTCATCGGGCTCGGGACCCCCCCTCCGACCCCGAGCTGGGGACGGATGCTGGCGGACACGAAGAGCCTCGTCCAGCTCGCTCCGTGGGCCTCGATGGCGCCGGGGGTGGCCATCATGCTGGTGATCCTCTCGTTCAACTTTCTGGGCGACGTGCTGCGGGACGCGCTCGATCCGCGGCTCCGGGGACTCAACTGAGCGCGGTCTGGCTCAGAATCGACGGCGGGACCACCGCCACGCGCCGCTTCTCGCCCCTTACCCACGCCGCGAAAGCGCACAGACGGCCCGCGCGCGCTTCTGGCGGGGCGCCGAGGGTCCGTCCCGCGGTTGACGAGCCCGCCTCGCCGGCTCAGGATGGCGGTTCGGGAGGTGCCCATGCCTACCATGCCCGTCTTTCACCTGTTCGCCACCGCGCCCAAGCCCGTGGCGCCCTACAGCCATGCCGTCGAGGCCGACGGCTGGGTCTTCCTGACCGGGCAGATTCCCAACGACGCGGAGGCCCCGGCCGCGCCGCTCCCCGGCGGGATCGAGGCCCAGACCCGCCGCACCCTCGACAACCTGGTCCGAGTGTTGGCCGGGCTCGATCTCGGGCTCGAGCACGTGGTCGCCGCCCGCGTCTTCCTGACCCACTTCGACGAGGACTACCAGCGCATGAACCGGGTCTACGAGAGCTACTTCTCGGCCGGCCGCCTGCCCGCCCGGACCTGCATCGGCGTCACCGCGCTGGCCCTCGGCGCCCGCATCGAGATCGATTTCATCGCCCGCCGCCCCTGAGGCCTCCCGTGCGGACGACCGCGCGCGCCGTCGTGATCGGGAGCGATGCACCACGCGCTCGGTGGTCGGCACCGAGGTTACTCCGACACACTCCCGGCTACGGCAGGAGCTAGGCGGGCCGGGTCGAAGGGCCGGAGGTCGACCGAGGCGGTCGCTCCCTCGCTGATCAGCTCGGCCAGGGCCAGGCCGGTGGCGGGCGCGTTGAGGATCCCCCAGGGGCCATGGCCGGTGGCCACATAGGCGCCGACCGCGCCGGGGACGCGGCCGATCAACGGTAAGCCATCGTCGCTGACGGGCCGGTAGCAGGCCTGCCGACGCACGACGTGGGCCGCCGCCAGGGCGGTGGACAGGCGGCCAGCGGCGCCCGCGAGGATGGCGCAGGAGACCTCGCTCACCTCGACGCCCTCGGGCGAATCCGGCACGGGGGTGGGGTCAGCCAAACCGCAGACGTAGACCTCACCATCGGTCCGGGGGAAGATCTCCGGCTCCAGACGACGGCCGTCGGCCAAGCGGTAGTCGACGAAGAGCGCATGCGCCGGCACGTCGGCCCCGGCGAGGGTCACGCTGTGGCCCTTGAGGCCGCCGATCCTGGGCAGTCGGAGCCCTCCGGCCGCCCGCGCCGTCCACGGGCCCATGGCCAGAACCACGGCGTCGGCCTCGAGGATCTGGCCGTCTACCCGGACGCCGCTGGCCCCTCCCTCTCGCTGGATCACGCCTTCCACGACGCCGACGTCCAGCCTGGCCCCGCGGGCCTGCGCCGCGTCGACCAGGGCCGTGGTGAACCGCTCCGGGTGAACCTGGGCCGTCGTCTCCGGGGAGCCGAGGACTGCCGTGACGAGGCCGGCGCCGTCGAGCCAGCCCGGCGAGTCAACCCGGTGCCCGCCGGCCGGCATCCCGCGCTCCCGGGCGGCCAGCATGAAGGTATCCATGCGCCGGTAGCCGTAGTCGGCCCCCAGCCGGACGGCCAGCTCGGCGTGCAGCGCGAAGCTGGCCCGGGCCAGGAGGCCGAGAGGGGAGCCATCGCACCAGTCGAGGGCCAGGAATCCCCCGGACTTGCCCGAGGCCGCGCAGGCCACCCCCGTGCGCTCCACGATGGTGACGCCGACCCCGCGACAGGCCAGGAAATAGGCCACCGAGGCGCCGATGACGCCGGCGCCGCAGACCACGACGTGCCGGGGCGCGGTCTTCACGGGGCTGGGGGATGGAAGGGGCGAATGGTCGCTCGTCCCGCGCGGCATTTACTCCGGCGCGCGACAGCGGAGGCTCAGGAGCGCGGCGACCGTGCCGGCATCCATGATCTCGCCGGCGTCGATCATCCGGTAAGCCTCGGTCAGTGGCACCACGAACACCTCGATCGCCTCGTCGGGCTCGGGGCGGCGCGCCACCGGCCGGAGGTCCCGCGCGACGAAGAGGAACAGCCGGTCGTCGGTGAGGCCGGGATCGACCAGGATCTCACCCAGCCGCTCGAGTCGGCCCGCCTCATAGCCGGCCTCCTCGACGAGCTCGCGCCGGGCGCAGGCCTCCGGCGACTCACCGGGGTTCGTCGTCCCCGCCGGGACCTCACAGAGCTCGGCGCCGACGATCGGCCGGAACTGGCGGAGCAGGACGACGCGGCCGTCGGGCAGCAGCGGAACCACGGTCGCGCCGGCCGGACAGCGGACGGCGTCGAGGGAGACCTCCCGGCCATCGGGGAGCCGGTGGCGCTCCCGGCGCACGCGGACGACGTCGCCCCGGTACTCGGGAGGGTCGGTCTGGGAGATCACCCTCAGGCGACGGCCCGCTTCATGGCGTCGACTGCGTCGCCTCGGCCACCGCCCGGTCGGCGTGCCCGAGGGCCCGGTCGATGATCTCCAGGCCCTGCCCCAGCTCCTCGTCGGAGATCACCAGCGGGGGCGCCAGCATGATCATGTTCCAGCGGGAGTACGTGTAGAGGCCTTCCGCCAGGCACTGGCGGAGGACCGCCGCCACCGCGGGGTGCTTCTTCTCGTAGTTGGCCACCGTCCACGGCACCAGCGGGGCCCGGGTGGCCCGGTCCGTCACCAGCTCGATGCAGGCGAAGAGCCCCACCCCCCGCACGTCGCCGATCGCGGGATGGCGCAGCTTCATCGCCGTGAGCTCCCGCATGAGCGTCTTGCCCAGCTCCCGCGAGTTCTCGATCCACCCCTCCTCGGCGTAGGCGCGCACCGCGGCGACCCCGGCCGCGCAGGCGAGCGGGTGGCCGGAGTAGGTCATCCCGGTGTAGAGGATGCGCTCCCGGAAATGCTCGGCGACCTGGCGCGAGACGACCACCGCGCCGAGCGGCACCGCCCCGCCCGTGATCCCCTTGGCCAGGGTCATGATGTCCGGACTGATTCCCCAGTGCTCGGCACAGAACCACTCGCCGGTCCGGCCGAAGCCGGTCATCACCTCGTCGAGGATCAAGAGGATCCCGTACTCGTCGCAGAGCCGGCGGACGATGGGCATGTACTCGGGCGGCGGGACGATGCGGCAGTTCGAGCCCGTGATCGGTTCCAGCATGATCGCGGCGATCGTGTCGGGTCCCTCGAACTCGATGAGGTTCCGGAGGTACGGCTCCGCGCAGTGGAGGTGGCACGCGGGATAGGTGAGGCCGAACGGACAGCGGTAGCAGAACGGATCCATCGCCCGGATGGTCCCGGGCACACCCGGCTCGAGCGGGAGCCGGCGCGGGTCGCCGCCCGCGCTCCGCGCCCCCATGGTGGCGCCGTGATAGGAGTTCCAGCGGGTAATCACTTTCTGGCGGCCGGTGACCAGGCGCGCCATCTGGAGCGCGGCCTCGTTGGACTCGGCCCCGCCGGTCGTGAAGAAGACCTTGCCGTCGCGGAGCCCGCCCGGCACCACCTCCAGGAGCCGGCGGGCGAGCTCGCCCCGCCTGTCGTTGGCGAAGGTCGGGGTGACGTAGGCGAGGCGCGCGGCCTGCTCCCGGATCGCCTCGACGATCCGGGGATGGGCATGGCCCAGGTTCGCGTTGACGAGTTGCGAGGCGAAGTCGAGGTACCGCTTGCCGGTCTCGTCCCAGAACCAGACGCCGCGGGCGCCGGCCACGATGAACGGCTTGGCGTCGGCCTGAGCCATCCAGCCGTGCAGCAGCGCCTCGCGGTGGTCCCGGCGGATGCGATCGGCCTCCTCGGGCGGCAGCGAGCCAGCGTCGTCGGTCATGCCGGCCTCCCGGTTGTTCGGCGCGGTTCCCGGCGGTCCGGAGCCACGATAGAATACCCGCGACGTCTCGTCCAATTCGTTCGCTTCATGAGCCGCATGACCTGGGCTTCGGAGAAGATCTTACACCACGCCGATCGCCCTCACGCTCCCGTTCTCCGCGCCTGCCTCGCCCTGGCGCGCACGAGGCGCGGGCGTGGTCCTCGCCCGCCGTGAGGCTCGTCCGCGTCCTGGCCGCGCTGGCCGGCCTGGCCGGCATCGCCTGGCTCGTGTGGGAGATCGGGCCGGAATCCCTCTTGGCCCAGCTCCGCGAGCTGTCCTGGCGCCTTCCCGTGCTCTTCCTTCCCTACAGCCTCGTCGCGGTCCTCGACGCCGCCGGCTGGCGCTACGCCTTCCCGGGGCAGCTCCCCGGCTTGCCGGTGCTGGTCGCGGCGCGTCTGGCCGGAGAGGCGGTGAACGTGACGACGCCGACGGCCACCCTCGGCGGCGAGCCCCTCAAGGCGTGGCTCCTGACGCGGGCGCGCGTCCCGTTCGAAGAGGGACTCGTGTCCATCGTCGTGGCCAAGACGGCGCTCGTCGTCTCGCACCTCGGCTTCCTCGTGCTGGCCGTCGCCCTGGCCATCTGGCAGACCCGCCCGGCCCCGGCGCTCCTCACGCTCATGGTGACGCTGACCGTCCTGGGCATCCTGGCGGTGGGCGGATTCGTGTGGGCCCAGCTGCACGGCCTGTTCGGCGCCTCGAGCCGCGCCCTCGCCTGGCTCGGGGTGGGCGATGGCGTCGGCGGCCACCTGCTCCGCCTGGACGATCACCTGGTGGCCTACTACCGCGGCCAGCGGGATCGCCTCGCGCTCTCGCTCTTCTTCCACTTCTCGGGATGGGTGGCGGGGAGCGTCGAGGTGTGGCTCGCGCTCCTCCTCCTCGGCTCGCCGGTCGACTTCGCGACCGCGATCGTCATCGAGGGCTTCGCCAGCGCGATTCGCTCCGCGACCTTCCTGATTCCCGCCTCGCTCGGAATCCAGGAGGGGGGCTTCGTGGGGATCTTCCTGGGGTTCGGGCTGAGCGCCGGAGCCGGCCTGGCGTTCGGGCTGGTCCGGCGCCTGCGGGAGCTCCTGTGGGCCGTCGCGGGCTACACCATCCTGGTGGCCTGGCGCGGTCCCCGGGGCTCGGTCACCGGCCCCGGCCTCTAGGTCATTTCGGGGGGGTCTCGGAAGATCCTCGATGCCCCCCCGTCGAGGCGGCGGCGAAGCCGCCGCTCGGAGCACTCCTCGATGACCGCCGCGCTCGGTGGCCGGCGCCGAGTTACTCCGCACGCTCCTAGGACGGCCCTCCGGGCAAAGCGGGCCGGTCGCTATTCAGCGACCGGATCGGGCCTGGCTCCCCCCAGAGCATCCAAGGCATTGCGCGCTCGCCCCGCGTTCCCCTGAACACGAGAAGGTCAGCCTCACCTGGCCACCTCCACGCGCCAGCGCGAGGCATGCAGCGTGCGCCCCGTGACCTTCCTCGAGGCGTCGGAGGCCAGATAGACGAATACCCCGGTGACCCGCTCGGGCTTGACGCCCTGGAACCGGGACATCCGGGTCGCCACCAGTCCGGGATCGACCGCGTTCACCCGGACGCCGAGTCGCCGGGTCTCCTCGGCCAGGACCCGGGTGAGCCCTTCCAGCCCGAACTTGCTCGCCGTGTAGGCCGCGTAGTTCGCATAGGCGACCGAGCCGCAGACCGAGCTCACGTTGATGACGGAGCCCTCCCGGCGCGCCAGAAAGTGGGGGAGGAGCGCCCGAACCAGGAGGAAGGGGCCCCGGAGGTTGACGGCAAGCGTTCGGTCCCAGTCGCCGAGGTCGATGGTCCACGTCGGGACCTCGGGGTGCGAGACGCCGGCGTTGTTGACCAAGACATCGATGCGGCCGAACGTCTTGAGCGCCGAACGGACGAGGCGCTCCACGTCCCTCGGCTCGGCCATGTCCGCGGAGACGCCGTGGACGGTCGCCCCCAGAGCCCGCGCCTCGTTGGCGACCGCCAGGAGCTCCGTGTCCGTGCGGCTGGCCAGGATGAGGTCCGCGCCCTCGCGCGCATAGGCCATCGCCACCGCGGCGCCGATCCCGCGCCCGCCCCCGGTGACCAGGGCGATCTTGCCGGCCAGCGCCCCCCCGCGCTCCGCCACGGTCAGCCCTCGGGGAGCCGGATCATCGGCGCGCGCCGGCCCTCAGGAGCGCGAGGACCCGGGCCCGCAGCTCGGCGAGGGAAAACGGCTTCTCCAGGAAGTCGTCGGCGCCGCGCCCCAGGATCTTCTCGCGCGCGTCGTCCTCGGGGTAGGCGGTGATCGCCAGGATCCGGATCGAGCCGGTCTCGGGATGCGCCCGGAGGCGCCGGCAGACCTCGAACCCGTCGACGCGCGGGATGTGGAGGTCCAGCACGAGGACATCGGGGCGAAGGAGCCCGATCTCGACGAGCGCCTCGTACCCGTCGGTCGCGACCCGGATCGTCGCGTCCGAAACGGCGGCCGACAGGCTTTCCCGGATGACCCCCAGGAGCTCCTCGTGGTCGTCCACGAGCAGGATGCGGGGCCGAGCGCGGGACCCCGTCCGAGCCGCGAGCGTCAGCCGAGCCTTCAGCGCTTGCACGTCGGTCTCGGCGATCCGGTGGTGCCCGCCCGGCGTCCGGAGAGCCGGTAGGTGGCAGTCGCGGATCCAGGCCTTGACCGCGTTGACCGTGACTCCGAGCCGGGCGGCGGATTGCCGCGTGGTGAGGAATTTCGGCTGGGCCAGTCCATCGGCGCGGGTTCGGGCGGCCATGGCGAAATGTGACACTTATGACACTTTTGACGATTTTCTGCAATCGGAAATCGAGTCGGATCGGGGCATAATGGGGACGAGCGCTCAGTTCGGCGGCGCCCGGGCGGCTGGCCCCGACGAGGTAACAGGCATGGCTCGAGCGGCTCTGGTGATATCGCTCATCGCGCTGGTCATCGCCATCCTGGCCTACCAGGAGGCCGGCGGAACCCGCGCGCTGCAGGAGAGGATGCAGTCCCTTCAGGGAGCGCTCGACGCCGCCAAGCGGGAAACGGCCGACGCGCTCGCCCGGATGGAACGGGCGCTTCGGCCTTCCGACGGCACGGAGTCGCCCAAGGACAAGCCGAAGGCGGAGAAGAAGCAGTGAGCCTGCGGATGGGCCCGCGCCGGGATCGGACCCGCGCCCGGCCGGGAGGTCGCTGAAACGCCGAGAGGGGCCTGTACGGCCTGCCCCTCCTGGGGGAGGTCTCGGAGGGGGCCGTTGAGGCCCCCTCCGAAGTTCTAGGCGCGAAACCCGATCTCCCGCCGTCCGTCGAGGTGCTGGATTCCGCTCCGGCGAAACTCGGCCCGCACCGCCAGGCCGTCCGGACCCCGCATCGCCTTCTGGACGAGAGTTTCCGGGGAGAGGCCGGGGCTCGCGTCCTCGAGACGGTGCGAGAACTCGAACAGACCGACGACGAAGCCCAGCACGGTCCCCATCACTGCCAGCTCGGTCAGCATGCGCTCCTCCTTCGCTCACGCGGCTCGGGTGCGTCGCCCGACGAGCGCCGCGTTGAGCAGCGGGCGGCTCGGCTCTTCCTGAGGCGTCAGCACGAGCTCGAAGCGGCGGACCCTCGGCCAGTCGGGAGAGGCCAGCACGCGATGGGCGATCGACAGGATCCGGCCCACCGTGGCCGGCCGCGCCAGCGGCACGGCGATCGCCACGCGCCAGGGTCCCCAGAGGGGCGCCCGCACGGTCGGCGCCACGATGGCGCCCAGCTCGCCGCCGATGGCGTCGCTCAGCGCGATCTGGCAGGCGACGGCCGCCTCGCGCCGGCGCTGCAACCGGTCCGCGAAGAGCATCAGCGCCGCGACGACCGCGATCGGCAGAAGGGTCAGGCCGGGGACGACGACTGCTGTCACCATGTGAGCCTCCTTTGCCCGTATGACACCACGGCGAGGCTCGCGTGAAAGAGGCGTGAGGCGACCGTTCGTGAACACGCGGCGAGGGGGCAGGCAAGCTCCGGCGCAGGCTCCGAGTGGGGCCCGGCGAAGGGAGGGGGACGGATGCCTAACGCGCGAGGAGCGGGTGGAGGTCGGGCCGGCAGCTCATGCAGGGCGCGAGCCCGACCGCTTCGGCGCGCTCCCGCGAGGCAAAGAGCAAGCCGCCCCGCGGGAAGGGATCGATCGACGCGCACGTCGGCAGGCAGTACTCGGTCTCGCCCGGCGCGCGAACGTACATGGCGTCACGCCGCACCTGGGCGTCGCGTCGCGCCCGGAGGGTGGGCACGCCCTCGACGCTCAAGAGCTTCTCCTTGTACGTCGTGGCGCCTCCGGCGTATCCGGTCAAGGCGCCCGAGACGCCGATCACACGGTGGCACGGGATCACGATCGGCAATGGATTCCAGCGGAGAGCCTGGGCCGCGGCCCGAACCGCGTCCGGCCGCCCCACCTCCCGGGCCAGGCCCGAGTACGAGATGACCGCGCCGTACGGGATCGCCGCCGTGGCCTGAAGCACCGCCCGGTGGAAGTCGCTGCGCACCAGGCGGAGGTCGAGCGGCCACCGGAGCTCTTGCCGCCGGCCCTCCAGGTACTCGGTCAGCTCGCGATAGAACGCCTCCACCTCGTCGCCATCCTCCAGCGTCTCGACGCCGCCCACACGCGCGAGCCGCGAGGACCGGAGACTCGCGCCTCGACCGAGGTACTCGACCAGGAGGACGCCTTGCTCCGACTGGGCGATGAGGAGCGGGCCGAACGGCGAGGAGAAGATCCGGTAGCCCACCAGCCGGCTCCGGAGGTCGGCCAGCCGCGACTCGAGCCGCTCGCGCGCCGACGCCGCGTGGGGCGCCGCCAGCAGATGGCTTCGCATCGCGGTCACCTCGCCCTCGATCAGCCGGTAGCGCGCGAAGTCGTCGCGGCAGGACTCGCACCGGCCGACGTGCTCCTGCACGCGCCTGGTCGTGGCCGACCCGGCCTCGCCGGTCGCCGCCGCCACCAGGTCGGGCTCGATCACTTCACAGGGAGACGACCTGGGGCTCACTCTACACGCTCCTTCGCGAGCAGCTCCTGCCCATCCAGCGCCAGGCGGATCTTCCGGAGCGCCTGGAAGACGTGGGCTCGGGCGCTCTCCGCCGAGCAGCTCAGGCTGCGACCGATCGTCTCGTAATCGAGGCCGTGGATCTTCCGCTGGAGGAAGGCTAGCCGCTGCTTGACCGGCAGGCGACCGACGATCGCCTCGACGGCAGTCCCCACCTCGCGACCGACCGCCACCCCGTCCGGCCCCGTCCAGTCGCTCTCGGTCAGGGTGACGCTCATCGCCTGGTACGCCGTGCGCCGCCGCTTCTGCGCCCGGAAATGATTCCGGGACAGATTCGTCGCGATGGTGTACAGCCACGCCCGCGCGTTGGCGTCCTTCGGCAGAGAACGGAAGGCCCGGTAGGCCCGCATGAAGGTCTCCTGCGAGAGGTCGTCGGCATCGCTCGCGCGCCTGGTCGCGCGCAAGAGATACCGATAGATCTCGCCGTGATAAGACGCCACCATCCCCTCGAAGGCCGAGTCGTCCACCACCTTATGAGACCCCGAACCCTCCCGGTTGTGAAAGCCCGCGCGGCTCCCGATGGTCCCCGTCAACAAATCCGGGGGTTTGGGCCGCTCCCGCCTCGGCGGGCGCGGCTCCCGGGTGTCGCACCTACCTATGAGACACCATCGAGGGGCTGGCGTGAAAGAGGAAACGGACCGGGCCGGCCGCGCGGCCCAGAACGTGTCGGAACAACCGGGCAGCTCGCGCCGAGCGCGCGATGCGTCGAGCAGCGCTTCGAGCAGCGGCTGTGCCGCCGCAAACCGAGGGGGGCCTCGGGGGATCTTCCGAGACCCCCCCGAAGAATCAGGGGGCGCGATCGAGGCGGCGCGCGGACACCGGGGGCCGGCCGGCCGCGACCGCCAGGATGTAGTCGACGAACCGGGCGGTAGGGTCGAAGCCGAGGAGCGCCGGGGCGTCGGCCACGAAGTTCGACGTGGCATTGACGTCGTAGAAGTACACCTGAGCATCGGCGCGGTTGACGAGGTACTCCACGCCTCCCACGTCGATGTGGGCCTCGCGTGTCAGGCGGAGCACGGCGTCGACGACGAAGGGTCCCGGCTCGTCGCGTTCGACGCGGAGGTCAAGACGCGGCGCCTCGGCCGGGCACAAGCCGGGCCCGCCGCCCGGGCGGGCTTCCTCGGGCGAGCGGCAGATGTCGGCCGGGCAGAGGTTGAAGCCCGCGGCCAGGTCGCGGTAGATCTTGATCGCGTAGAGGTACTCGCCCCCGAGCACCTCGACGCGGACGATGCCGCCGTCAGCGGGCTCGAGGAACTCCTGGACGAGCGCCACCTGGTCGGGCCCGAAGCCGAGCCGGCCGGCCCGGACCGCGTCCTCGAGCGCTTCCTGGGAGTCCACCCGCACGATCCCGGCCCCGCTGCCCCCGATGTTCGGCTTCACCACCACCGGAAAGCGGAAGTCCTCGGCCAGCTTCGGGAGCTGGGCCGGATCGTTGGTGACCGCCGTCCGCGGATAGCGGAGGCCGAGCCGCTCGAAGAGGAGCGTCTGATAGGCC
This window contains:
- a CDS encoding ABC transporter substrate-binding protein, whose protein sequence is MRVGRLVGLALVLAAAVVLLPAGGRAQTRGGALVVGFQRDVLNIDPHMWTANATRKVMVNVYEGLTGRDAKLNVTPQLAESWTISPDGKRYTFKLRKGVKFHNGREMVGEDVKYSYERILNPKTGSQVRPDFEVIDQIGVPDKATVVIVLKRPYARFLGMLDGDWAAIVPREEVEKYGDLNAHPVGTGPFRFASRAANQHVTLERNPDYYEPGKPYLDKVVFKIIPDEFALMADLKAGSTDLVFTAPTQMLDELKKTPGVSYLEAPSSIVTFMYLNTQREPFSKLAARQALAAAIDKATIVRAAYQAIGQPVASLVPSTSPVKVTVADAPHGLDRARALLREAGYPNGYTFTLNVLGSAATSKAIAETMQAQLKQAGITMNIVYTEPGIYEEQVVRKHDFQAATDGTSEHPDPDVKLYIRLHSKGGTNLAGYANPQVDALLDQGRQQMDPAQRAATYSKALAQIVTDVPVVAFAELKFYVFVRDRVQGFEIDPLTMFFFKNTRVR
- a CDS encoding ABC transporter permease → MARFVGARLVQLAFIVAAVSVVVFGFLRLLPGDPIAMMLGERPHPQVVAEIRKLYRLDQPFHVQYALWLAQVARGNLGISYITRRPVAALIGEALGPTVGLALAALAIGVVVGVTAGILAALYRNTARDVAASVLAFAGISIPSFFLAVLLIWVFSLALRWLPPTGYVSPTVSIAGWARHMALPAVALGLILAASTMRLVRSGVLEVLGREYVRTARAKGLAERVVVGRHVLRNAMIPAVTAVGLQLADLLGGAVIIESVFAIPGLGRLTLDSIFARDYPVLQSAILMLTGVFILANLLADVTYALIDPRIRYD
- a CDS encoding ABC transporter permease encodes the protein MRGLGSFVLRSPLGRFGLGVATLFLLSAALAPWLAPYDPTVQSLGEMLRPPSRAHWLGTDQYGRDVLSQVVYGGRVSLQIALVSVAVAALFGLPLGVVAGYYGGRIDAVIMRVMDVVFAFPSLLLAIALLAFVGPSTVNVMIAIGLVYVATIARITRASVLTVWSEEYVTAARGLGKGDVGIMARHVLPNALAAPLVQLTLGLARATLYEASLSFIGLGTPPPTPSWGRMLADTKSLVQLAPWASMAPGVAIMLVILSFNFLGDVLRDALDPRLRGLN
- a CDS encoding RidA family protein; this translates as MPTMPVFHLFATAPKPVAPYSHAVEADGWVFLTGQIPNDAEAPAAPLPGGIEAQTRRTLDNLVRVLAGLDLGLEHVVAARVFLTHFDEDYQRMNRVYESYFSAGRLPARTCIGVTALALGARIEIDFIARRP
- a CDS encoding FAD-dependent oxidoreductase, yielding MKTAPRHVVVCGAGVIGASVAYFLACRGVGVTIVERTGVACAASGKSGGFLALDWCDGSPLGLLARASFALHAELAVRLGADYGYRRMDTFMLAARERGMPAGGHRVDSPGWLDGAGLVTAVLGSPETTAQVHPERFTTALVDAAQARGARLDVGVVEGVIQREGGASGVRVDGQILEADAVVLAMGPWTARAAGGLRLPRIGGLKGHSVTLAGADVPAHALFVDYRLADGRRLEPEIFPRTDGEVYVCGLADPTPVPDSPEGVEVSEVSCAILAGAAGRLSTALAAAHVVRRQACYRPVSDDGLPLIGRVPGAVGAYVATGHGPWGILNAPATGLALAELISEGATASVDLRPFDPARLAPAVAGSVSE
- a CDS encoding NUDIX hydrolase, which encodes MISQTDPPEYRGDVVRVRRERHRLPDGREVSLDAVRCPAGATVVPLLPDGRVVLLRQFRPIVGAELCEVPAGTTNPGESPEACARRELVEEAGYEAGRLERLGEILVDPGLTDDRLFLFVARDLRPVARRPEPDEAIEVFVVPLTEAYRMIDAGEIMDAGTVAALLSLRCRAPE
- a CDS encoding aminotransferase class III-fold pyridoxal phosphate-dependent enzyme translates to MTDDAGSLPPEEADRIRRDHREALLHGWMAQADAKPFIVAGARGVWFWDETGKRYLDFASQLVNANLGHAHPRIVEAIREQAARLAYVTPTFANDRRGELARRLLEVVPGGLRDGKVFFTTGGAESNEAALQMARLVTGRQKVITRWNSYHGATMGARSAGGDPRRLPLEPGVPGTIRAMDPFCYRCPFGLTYPACHLHCAEPYLRNLIEFEGPDTIAAIMLEPITGSNCRIVPPPEYMPIVRRLCDEYGILLILDEVMTGFGRTGEWFCAEHWGISPDIMTLAKGITGGAVPLGAVVVSRQVAEHFRERILYTGMTYSGHPLACAAGVAAVRAYAEEGWIENSRELGKTLMRELTAMKLRHPAIGDVRGVGLFACIELVTDRATRAPLVPWTVANYEKKHPAVAAVLRQCLAEGLYTYSRWNMIMLAPPLVISDEELGQGLEIIDRALGHADRAVAEATQSTP